In one window of Amblyraja radiata isolate CabotCenter1 chromosome 29, sAmbRad1.1.pri, whole genome shotgun sequence DNA:
- the LOC116989747 gene encoding histone H2B 8-like produces MPESVSKRGASKTGAKKAPSKKIGKGETRQKKTRKHTYSVYIHKVLKQVHPDTCISSSAMNIINSFIDDIFERIASEASRLIRYSKRLTISSREIQTSVRLLLPGELAKHAVSEGTKAVTKYTR; encoded by the coding sequence ATGCCTGAATCAGTATCAAAACGCGGCGCGTCGAAGACGGGTGCAAAGAAAGCGCCCAGTAAAAAGATAGGCAAAGgtgaaacgagacaaaaaaaaacaaggaagCACACCTACAGTGTATACatccacaaagtgctgaagcaggTTCACCCGGATACATGCATCTCTTCCTCGGCTATGAATATCATCAACTCTTTCATCGACGACATCTTCGAGCGCATCGCCTCCGAGGCTTCTCGTCTTATCCGGTACAGCAAACGGCTGACCATCTCTTCTCGGGAAATCCAGACCTCCGTACGCCTTCTGCTGCCCGGGGAACTAGCCAAGCATGCCGTCTCTGAAGGAACAAAAGCGGTCACTAAATACACCAGATAA
- the LOC116989708 gene encoding histone H2B 5-like: MPELGSKRRASKKVAKKAPTKKTSKGETKQRKARKHSYRVYIHKVLKQVHPDTSISSSAMNIINSFIDDIFERIASEASRLIRYSKRLTISSREIQTSVRLLLPGELAKHAVSEGTKAVTKYTSSR, from the coding sequence ATGCCTGAATTGGGATCGAAACGCAGAGCGTCGAAGAAGGTGGCAAAGAAAGCGCCCACTAAAAAGACAAGCAAAGGTGAAACGAAACAAAGAAAAGCAAGGAAGCACAGCTACCGTGTATACatccacaaagtgctgaagcaggTTCACCCCGATACAAGCATCTCTTCCTCGGCTATGAATATCATCAACTCTTTCATCGACGACATCTTCGAGCGCATCGCCTCCGAGGCTTCTCGTCTTATCCGGTACAGCAAACGGCTGACCATCTCTTCTCGGGAAATCCAGACCTCCGTACGCCTTCTGCTGCCTGGGGAACTAGCCAAGCATGCCGTCTCTGAAGGAACAAAAGCGGTCACTAAATACACCAGCTCCAGATAA